A stretch of the Vigna radiata var. radiata cultivar VC1973A chromosome 7, Vradiata_ver6, whole genome shotgun sequence genome encodes the following:
- the LOC106767650 gene encoding uncharacterized protein LOC106767650: MLLCPKEDALLKLFYNVSNPLHLLFLLLFSSAVFLLTFFTFSGRYPFIQRDQEYEYVYTDEEEEEEDTQEGYSCVDSTEGENITCGKEVPVFVHNERHQRTHSYSEEFVSPRESLNEESEEKHYYETLSLHKSPQVSDFDNEEAETVEEDFTERDSDYVPNSTKVESRNTSPLNLNAYKGKKNHDDDHVSVEIIRNKKVQEPNPARDERFFVFASTQLQSKKLMVEEKDDESSKWKSSINCRDSETEEDAFSSSSRRSCPKWESYTLFQKYDEEMAILDRISAQKLHETESLRSIQVSPRSMSERIVYKFQTINKKSVDVGHNPYRELEAAYVAQICLTWEALSWNYKNFRSKHASRQDNDTGCSATVAQQFQQFQVLLQRYIENEPYEHGRRPEIYARMRLLAPKLLLVPEYQEEDQKDGGFQCKISSASFLKIMEDGIKTFMNFLKNDKEKPCQILAAYFRRNQRGTVDPTLLGLMKKVNQKKRVKVKDLNHAGKCLRKRKLKVEKDMDILMALTDLKVVSRVLRMSELSEEQLHWCEEKMSKVRIMEGKLQRDYSTPLFFPSH; encoded by the exons ATGCTGCTATGTCCCAAAGAAGATGCACTTCTTAAACTATTCTACAATGTCTCAAACCCTCTTCAccttctctttctccttctcttctcCTCCGCCGTTTTCCTTCTCACCTTCTTCACCTTCTCAGGCAGATACCCCTTCATCCAAAG GGATCAAGAATATGAATATGTGTACAccgatgaagaagaagaagaagaagatactCAAGAAGGGTATTCTTGTGTTGATTCTACCGAGGGAGAAAACATCACTTGTGGGAAAGAAGTTCCTGTGTTTGTGCACAATGAGAGGCATCAAAGGACTCATTCTTATTCGGAAGAATTCGTAAGCCCCAGAGAGAGCTTGAATGAAGAGTcagaagaaaaacattattatgaAACGTTGTCTCTCCATAAGTCTCCGCAAGTTTCTGACTTCGACAATGAAGAGGCAGAAACGGTCGAAGAAGACTTTACAGAAAGAGATTCTGATTATGTTCCAAATTCTACAAAAGTTGAAAGCAGGAACACCTCCCCCCTCAACCTCAACGcgtacaaaggaaaaaaaaaccatgACG ACGATCACGTTAGCGTTGAAATTATCAGAAACAAGAAGGTGCAAGAGCCAAACCCTGCAAGGGATGAGAGATTCTTTGTTTTTGCTTCTACCCAGTTGCAGAGTAAGAAGTTGATGGTTGAAGAGAAGGATGATGAGTCCTCTAAATGGAAGAGCTCCATCAATTGCAGGGATTCCGAGACTGAGGAGGatgcattttcttcttcatccagAAGAAGTTGTCCCAAGTGGGAATCATACACATTGTTCCAAAAATATGATGAAGAAATGGCAATCCTAGACAGAATTAGTGCACAGAAACTTCATGAAACAG AGTCATTAAGGTCCATCCAAGTGTCTCCAAGATCAATGTCAGAGCGTATTGTGTACAAGTTTCagactataaataaaaaatctgttGATGTTGGTCACAACCCATATCGTGAACTAGAGGCTGCATACGTAGCACAAATTTGCTTGACATGGGAAGCCCTTAGTTGGAACTACAAAAATTTTCGTTCCAAACATGCCTCACGCCAGGACAATGACACAGGTTGCTCTGCCACAGTTGCTCAACAATTCCAGCAGTTTCAGGTTTTGTTACAGAGATACATTGAGAATGAGCCTTATGAGCACGGTAGGAGACCTGAAATATATGCTAGAATGAGACTTTTGGCACCCAAATTACTCCTAGTGCCAGAATATCAAG AGGAGGATCAGAAGGATGGTGGttttcaatgcaaaatatcATCAGCTTCATTTCTGAAGATAATGGAGGATGGGATCAAAACATTCATGAATTTTCTAAAGAATGATAAAGAGAAACCCTGTCAGATCCTTGCAGCCTACTTCAGGAGAAACCAAAGAGGCACAGTTGATCCAACATTACTGGGACTAATGAAGAAGGTTAACCAAAAG AAGAGGGTGAAGGTTAAGGATCTTAACCATGCAGGGAAATGCTTGAGGAAGAGAAAGTTAAAGGTGGAAAAGGATATGGATATTTTGATGGCTCTGACAGACCTAAAAGTGGTGTCAAGGGTTTTAAGGATGAGTGAATTGAGTGAAGAACAGTTGCACTGGTGTGAGGAGAAGATGAGCAAAGTGAGAATCATGGAAGGAAAACTTCAGAGAGATTATTCCACACCACTTTTCTTCCCCTCACATTGA